A stretch of DNA from Hippopotamus amphibius kiboko isolate mHipAmp2 chromosome 5, mHipAmp2.hap2, whole genome shotgun sequence:
TTAAGAATTTAGCTTTTTAGGTTTTAACTTGGGTTTGATTTAgtcactttcaaaaaaaaaaattttattgtaattttttatattttcttggctACActgtgctgcatgtgggatcttaattccctgaccagggatcgaacccacatcccttgcattggaagctcggaggtttaaccactggaccaccagggaagtccctcatttggTCTTTAATGTCCCACAAATGTAATAAAACTGGCTGTTGTGAGAAAATTATCCAAAACCAATGCAAGTCTTAGTTGCATTCTTCCACACAGTtaactatataaaataagaaggaaagaacGCAGAGAAGAGAAATAGGTGGAGAAGGTAAAAAAGATCAAGGTAAACTGTTTCAGAAATTCAAATAAGAATTCTGAACTATAATAATACAAGCTTCATGAGAgtgtggattttgtttgttctcttggCGGATGTTTCCCAAGCACAGAAACCAGGGCTTGGCACGTGGTAGGTATTTATGAGATATTTCTGGAGTGAGTGAGGGAGTGAGTGGTGGTTGGGTCCTGCCCCAGACTGACAAGCGAGGGAGTCATTCTCTCGGTGGAGGAAGGCACCGTGGGAAGcagcaccctccccccccaccccaagtgttAAAGAACCCCTGTTCCACACGCCCCTGTTTCTTTGCAGCCTTTCCCTTTTCACCCCTAGGTCTTCCTAGTgtttcctggaggctggggaccTATAAATTCTGCCCCTCCCTTCGACCTGCGTGTGATTAAAAATGGCATGTAACGGAGGGTTCACACTGCTGCCAGCATCCTTTCAAGGCCCAGTTGGAATGGCAAAGATAACCAACCATTCATGAGCAGAATCTTATGAATTATAATATTACAGATTATAATCTTTCACATCTGTAAATACTCTAGGGAATGTGAAGATAGCTATAGATTTGCTTTTCCTGCCTGCTTAGAGATTCCTGCCTGTAATTCAGCAGTTGGCTATCTTGCAAGGAAGACATTTAATTCTTGAAAGGATATCTGAAGACTAAGTAGAATGATGCTGGTTTTTTGCTCCAGCTTCTGTCAGATACAACTGGGTTAATCACGAAGTCATCATCACACATCACAAGAGCTCTTCTGTCCTTTCCTTGCCTCACACTGGTATAGGAAGTCGAATGAGGTTCCCTGAGGGGAATAGTCGCCAGATTTAGCCAAGTATCTGTGTTTTATGGAGCAAGTGAGCCTATGCTGTCTTTTACCAAAAATATAAGGTGTCCAGTTacacttgatacaatttcagataacaacaaataattttttttagtatgcGTAGGGCATGCTTAGACTAAACAAAATATGCccagtttatctgaaattcagcttTGACTGGCTTCTtacattttatctggcaaccctactcaGGGGTCCCAGGAACACAAAACTGAAGCCCACAGATGATTCTCTGCTTGGCCTGCCTGGAGGTTTTTTGGGGTTTGCTCATAAAATAATTGGGGCATGTTAAGaagtgaaaatgattttaaaaaatgtaaaaatgagaCAATAGTGAAAAAGCAAATGTGCTACTTTGATCAAACACCTTCAATAATAGAAGTCAGCAGTCTTCCAATGTTTAGCAAGGGCTTCTTGTATTAACTTATAAGTGTTCTGTTGAACTCAAAGAGAtttcaaaaccaagaaaacatATCAGTTTAGTGACGCTCAGACAGGTGGGTATGCAGCAACTCTCCTGTGTGGTATGTAGAATGACATATGTTATTCTGGGGCGAAAGGAGAAACTCAGAACTGTTTTATgagtaaaatgaaagaatatgttggagatttatacattttctaattAATTGAATTAATGGGAGGAACTAAAAAAGGGAAATCTGTGGTAGAGCGTTTTGGGTAGAACCTTAGCATAACCACCTTCACCATCTCTGTGTGGTAACGGCAGTGAGAAAATGCACAGAACCTTTTCCTCCAGTCCAGCAGGGCAACCCAAGGTGAAACTGAGTTTTTGCCATTATTAGCCTATAAGCCAAAGGatataattttatgtgttttgagACTCATGACTGTACTACAGCAGCAAAAGTAAAATTTAGCAGTGACTATTAAGTTTGACTATGGCTTGGTTCTTAGGAATACAGGTTAATATGCCCCAATTATTTTATGAGCAAACCCCAAAAAACCTCCAGGGCATGCtgcctgggttggaatcccagctctgctatgtCTAGCTACATGGTAAGCTGTGCAGCTGTAACTCCAtcttctcatctgtcaaatgggcatAGCAGAAATTTTtctcatagggttgctgtgagcaTTAAACTTGGAATAcagtatatgtaaaatataattagaaaattatCTGGTATGtaacaagcactcaataaatgttatatagATGCTGGAGaaggaatttaaaatgtaaaacagggacttccctggtggtccagtgtgtaAGACTCTGGCTCCCAAATCAaaggacctgggttcgatccctggtcaggaaactagaccccgcatgcctcaactaagagtttgcatgccacaactaagacccggcacagccaaataaataaataagtaaatattttaaaaatttaaatttacaaaaaaggaaggcaatctttttctttttgccttaaaGGAGCTTGGAGTCTAGACCAGCACTATGCAATAGAACTTTCTATGATGATGAAATTGTTCGCAgttgccacatgtggctgttgagcacttgaaatgtggctattgCAACtaagaaatggaatttttaattttatatactatTAATTTAATTTGACATAGCCACGTATGGCAAATGGCTACTATTTGGACAGCACAGTTCTAGACAACTGTGTCCACCAACATGGTGGGCTCAGAAATTTAGGTCAGTTACTATTTTCTGAACTGCAGACTTTCAGtcattctgttcatattttgcaCCATTATAGCTTTCAGCCAATGTATGAAGTGGTACAGTATATGTGAACTGGGTTATCCATGGACTGATTATTCAAATCCTTGCCGGGAATCCgaggcttttaaaaacaaagtgcaaCCCTATTGCACCTTCCCAGGAATACTTCTGATtgtcccttctctttttttatcttctcatttttccttGCTACTACACACTACCCATTGACATTTAAATCTGTAAGGACCAACCACCCAAAAGCGCCTCCTCAATCCCATAAGACCCTCCAGCCTCTACCCCAGCCAACTCCCCATACCTCTCATTCTCAGCTGAACTTTTTAAGTTAGTGGTGTTCACCATCCACATTTTCTCATAGTTCCTGTCAGCTCCCGCTTGTCAGCTTTCACTCCCACCTCTCTGCTGAAATGACCTTAGCAAATCACCAGTGACCTTCTTTTCACCAAATCTAATGGATGTGTTTAGTGCTCTTTCACTTGACCTCTCTACACAGCAAACCTATTACTCTTTTTTAAGATACCTGCCTCCCTTCTCCAATGACACATTCTCCTGGTGTTTTCCTCCAACTTAACTGGCTGTTTCTTCTTAATCTGCTTTGCTGACACTACCTATTCTACCTAAAATTCCGAAATTCCTTAGGACATTGGCTTCGGCCTTCTCTTCTTATGCTACTTATTTCTCTACTATAGCAGAGAGAAGCATAAGTCCATGGTACTCCCTGCCATAGACCTATAAGCATAAACAACTCCAAGGTTTCTATCTTCACCCCATCATCTCTTTGTTCCCAGAGCTCCTTATGACCAGTTCCCTATCTCGGCTGTTTCCAGCTGGACATCTCACAGTCACCATGTTCTAACATGTTCAAAACTGCCTGTGATCTTTTCTTCCCCAAACACTTTTCTTCCAGTGTTTCCTGTGTTAACAAATGGTATCACTGTTCTATCCAGTTGTCCTACCCAGTTGTCCAAGCCAGAAACTTTGGTAGTTTTAGAATTTTACCATTCCTTAATGATgaatcttttttctcccctttcatcTTGTTAGGTATTgcatgaaccttttttttttttacagtttgcttccatttttattttgatctCTCTCATCCCTCTTAATGCATGAACCTTTTAATCTGAAGATTTGCATCTTTTTGCAGCTTTGGAAAAATTTTCTCTGCTGTTAGTAATTCCTTTCTCCTCTGTTCCCTATTCTCTGTATTATTGCCTTCCAGAACTCTCATTAGTTGGATTTTGAAACTTCTGGATCTAGCTGCATGTGTGTAAACTTTTTACTCATACGTATTTACTCTTGGCTCTTCTGTGCTGAGACTGAGAGATTTCCTCAGCTTGATATTCCAAACCATTATTCACTCGTTAGCTGTGTCTTCTAAGATTTTCCATCAACTGAGATTTGCTTGgtttggcatcttttttttttccaacatctCAGCTGattctttttcataatagccTGTTCTTATAATAATAGCCTACAGTATCCTTTTTTTCCTCACTgaaatgattttgtttcttttaatgctTCTTGCTTTATTAGCTGTTTCCTTCAGTTTTACTGCCTTTGTCTATTGAGTTTGGATTCTGTCTTCTTCGGGTGTCTGTGTTTTTGAAAAGATTACAGTTCTTCGTGGTTGCATATCTTTTTTAAAGATCACCTGCTTGCCTATCCATTACTGTCACTTTTGCATGCTGTGGCCTGCCCCAGGActggttggggaggggagaggaccaGAATTCAGCAACTCCTCCTCTTAGCACAGGTATTCCTCGTTTTTCCTGGGTGTGGGCAGCTGGCTACCTGAGTGCTTCCCTGGCTTGGCTTTCCAAGCCCACACTTACTGTTCCAGCTTCTATGGACATGATTGTCCTACATGCTGCTCATCACGGAGGGGTGTCAGAGAGATCTACCTGCCTGTCTGCTTCTCACCTATTTCCCTTAGCAACCTCTGTGGTTACCATAGGGCCCTAGTTACTCCTGATAATCCAGAGCCttgcttttcccattttccatACCTTTGAGAGTAAAGTATACCCAGAAGCATTCCCACCTTCAACCCCAGCTCAGTCCTGCATATTTTGGGCTGTAGCTTCATCTGGCCATCAAATCCAGCCTgcatttattctcttattttcccCATGCTCTTAAGAATCTGTTCTTTGCTAgggatttgggggagggagggagaaacaggcACATGTTCTTAGACCACCAATTTGGTGTTGTTCAATTCATGGTCTTTGTACATGTTTTATTTCTATCGATCCTTTAAGTCTGAAAGGAATTCGTTTCCTTTTGTAAATCTTTCTGATTCTTTACAGAGTGCTGAAATgtgatttttcaatttttgttttagcaCACTGGGACCCAAAAGTTTTCACAGCTTATGATGTGTTTCGTGTAAGTCTGATCACATCCGAGCTTATTGTACAGGAGGTGGAAACACAACGGAATGGAATCAAGGCTGTCTTTGATTTGGAAGGCTGGCAGTTTTCTCATGCTTTTCAAATTACTCCATCTGTAGCCAGGAAGATTGCTGCTGTTCTTAcagtaagtatatattttaactgTTCAGGATAATACTTCTAAATAATAGATATAAACTTAGTTTTATGTTAAAGAGAAGGGATAGTACACTTATtaggaaagtaaataaaattttagaaatgatacATAGAATTCAATAATAGGAGGAGGaagtaaaatgttattaattcaaaaagaagGAATGTTACAACACGCtgtgaaaatatgttcaaaatttCTAACCACGGAATTCATACATTTAAACAATAATGTGGTGACTTTATCTTTCtgtcattaaaattttcttcctaaattaaaaattgagtcaaaaaataatatttatagcaGTGACACAACAAAATGTCACATAGGTTTTGGTTGGTATAGATGGATACagttctttctgaaaaaaataaaagaagttttaaaaatggcCATCATCTTTGACCCAGTATCCTACTTTTGGAAACCTAGCCAAGGAATAATCTTAAATATAGCAAGACtttgtatataaataataatagcttactatgtgccagctaCTTTACTAAGTGTTTCAAACTCATTACCATTTAATGGCTGCACCAAAGCTTATGACATATGACTattatgttttccattttacaaattagTTTACTATGTCAGAGAGGTGACTTAGCAATGCTCAAGCATACACATTTCGCCAGCAGTGAAACAAGGATTCGAGTCCGGGACATCCAAACATAAAAGCTGTTCCTATAACCACCATTGCTTCTATACATAAAGATAGTTACtattgcattgattttttttgttttaaagcaggtgtttttttgtttgtttatttattttctttattggctgcactgggtctttgttgctgcacacgggctttctgtagttgcagagagtgggggctactcttcattgtagtgtgtgggcttcttattgctgtggcttctcttgttgcggagcatgggctctaggtgcgtgggcttcagtagttgtggctgcatgggctcagtagttgtggcacacaggcttagttgctccatggaatgtgggatcttcctggaccgggatttgaacccacgtccctgcattggcaggtggattcttaaccactgcgccaccaaggaagccctatcACGTTGATTTTtgtagaagaaaattagaaacagcTTATTTGTCGAGAAATAGGAAAAGGGTTACTGAAATGATGGTACATCCATTTGATGGGTTACAGCATCAATATTAAAACTTATGATGTTTACAAAAATTGTATTATGTCAGTGAAACAAAACAGGGTGCAAATTATTTAGAGAGCATATTAGcagttatgtttaaaataaaattattcgtagaaaaaagctgaaaggaaaagtcacaaattgatttttaaaaaaaaagagttttgcaTGAAAGAAACTTGGCAGCAAAAATCTCTATATTCACAACACATCTTTGGGTAGGGAAACTACTGATGAggtttttctttcaattcttaactttttaaacCTTAGAAAAAGGCCTATTATTACTTAGATGTGAAAGACTTATGCCTGTGTCAAAAGTTTAAAGGTGTGTGTTTATtgtactattctttcaacttttatgaaagtttgtttttttttccctcaaaataaaaatttgagggGAAAGGTTAAATATAAATGTCCAAATGACTCATTGCTTTTTTCAAAAGCACATTTATGTGTGATTGGGGAAgatattttctgtgtcttatttATGAAAGATGCaggtatttcttaaaatatactcTGCCTAAGCTACAAGGTGAAATGTTTTTAGAGACCTTTTCTTAATCTAGGAACAGTGAACTATAAAGCAGGCTACGGTGTtgattgaataattttaaaaataaaattgcacttCAGGTATTGCTGTAAGTTTAGCAGGTGTTCAAAGAAGGGGCTTGTGGATAGGATTATATATTGATTTGTGCTTTGTTATTAACaagacattttctttattttcaaaaggatTCCTTTCCATTAAAAGTTCGTGGTATCCATTTGATAAATGAGCCAATAATTTTCCATGCTGTCTTTTCCATGATTAAACCATTTCTGACTGAAAAAATTAAGGAACGGGTGAGTAAAACGTATTCAAGTCATGATTCTTCTATACCAAATGTTCCACTCCTTTTTTATGTAAGAATTGCTCTCTTATTTATGCCcttctccccaacacacacagcatTATCCTGGTGTTTTCAATATTTATCTAACAATCCAACTACCTTTATCAATTCAAATTTCTCtccaattttgaaaaatcaaGTTAGGTTGTGGAAAAACTGGACCTCTCATACATGGCTGGTGAGACTGGAAAATGTCCCTATAGGGGGCAGTGTGGTCATAGCTATCAAAATTACAGCCTTCACATTTCTGGGATTTTACCCTACAGCTATACCTGCCCATAAACAAAGTTACATATACAAGAGGATTCATTGTAGCAAAATACTGGAAACCACAAGTGTTCATCATGAGAGAGCTGGTTAAATAACCTATGATACATCTACACAATGGAACTCAATAACATTTGCAGGATGCATTGTGAAGTGAAATACGAACATAGGGAATAGTGTTTATGATATACTACCTTTTGCATAAAACGGGAAGGAATCAGAATCTATAGTTATATTTGCATAAAAGTCATCCTTAAAAGGTTATACAAGGAAATAACCAAAGTGGTTACCTATATGGAACAGAAGATACGtatgggtggggtgggtgaggaTAGGGTTGGGAGCAAGACATCTCACTGTGTATCTTTTATCCTGTTTTGATTTCTAGCCATATGAATGTATTATctatgtaaataataaatacatttaaattagaCATGTATAACTGAAAATCACAGTACCCAAGGTATGTGACCTAATGTCATGTTAATTAAAGCAAagagatttgatattttttacctATCTTGTGGAGTCTTATCTCAGGTGAATATCTAGTATCACTTGGGATTTTTCAAGTGTTGACAATAGACTCTGAGTTCCCAAGAATGGCAACCACTCTTCTGCATGAATCTGtaaaggatatttttttttttttttgcctgcaccCCCCtttttgtggaatcttagttccctgacctgtgccccctgcagtggaagtgcagagtcctaaccactggactgccagggaagtccctgtaaaggATAATTTATTTAGACTAACATTGGCAACATCTAATGCTTGAACACAAACAAGTTTTAAAGGCTTTGACaatttaattctcaaaaattatttaaatgtaagtTCTGATAATGTGAGTGATATTAGCATATTTGGAATTTTAGAAAGCATATTCTTTCATATTAAGAAAATGTAACATCTCACATCTGGTCAGAAAGTAACGACCCTAGAACTTCTTTTGAGTTTTACCAGTAGGTATTTCTGTCTGTCTTCAAGAGGAACCACCTCTAtggaagattattttatttatataaaagtcaattttttatttgttcattttttcatctctttagtAAAGCTTGATAATAGCTGGCCATCTTGGGTTGAACTCTGAGGGacataaaaataactatttccaTTTTGTGTTATATTCtggaccaaaaaaacaaatacaatgatAAACTGAACCTAATAAACAGGAGAATAGgagcaaaaaaggaagaaaaattaaaaactgagaaGTTAAGTGAAGCATTTCAGTGAAAGTTAATTGACATGAAACAGACTTGCCAAAatggggagggtgaggaggaCCAAAACCAGCTACTTTCTCCCTTTACACATATGGGCAACACCCTATGAGTGAACTTATATCCCCTTCCTAAAGGGATAGttgaatttcttttcaattagctggtaatattttaaacatttcagaaaaaaatcaaggattGGGACTGCGAGGTTCCTGAGTGCAAGAAACTTGTTTCATTCATCTTTCAGTCTTCATatcctagcacatagtaggtgcttattaAATGTTGAATGTACAGATGAATACTAGCAGATGAATAGAGGTtatccatgtatttatttttaacaagatgTGCTTTTAATCAAAGGTTCCAAGTCTTTAACTTCAGGACATTATATGATcaatttttatactttaaaatgtttgaaaatttaatGTTCTCGACCATCataatttctcttaattttgtaTTTGCCAAGGGTATCTATCAACTGTACCACATAAGTTATCTCCTACATACCTAGTTGTGTGCTCAgatatatgcttttatttaataTGAACTAATAAAAGGAAGTACATTTTTATCATCTATAGAACTGTCCCAAGATATTCAATCTTTTGCAAGAATCACCTGTACATTAGGGAACAGAatgtataaaatgattttatttagagttttaaaaaccTACTTTTGAAAGGAACAGAGAGTATCTTTTCATAAATCTTGAATAGTTAGAAGAATGCAAAGATAAGAAAACAGTAAGCTGATCAGATACATAAGTAGCACAAGCTAAGCATACGTAAAATTACTGGTTTCATAAGCAGAGAATAAAGGATGTAGTATCTATACGTGCTCTCCTATCTTAGAAATGATGAGAGTACCTTATCTTATGGTGTTGACTTTCCATTGGAAAAGCATCTGACATACTGAGAGGCAGAGGGCATGCCTTCTAAAACATTCTATCTGTTTCAGATTCACATGCACGGGGACAATTACAAGCAAAGCTTGCATCAGCATTTCCCAGACATTCTCCCGCTGGAATATGGTGGCAAAGAGTACTCCATGGAGGACATTTGTCAGGAGTGGACAAATTTTGTAATGAAGTCTGAAAACTATCTCAGCAGCATTTCACACACTGTTAAAGGAGAAGAAGTGATTTAATGTGAAAGACTTCCTAGTTAAAAAGACGTGAGTGAGATCCTGGTTAtatgaatgaaaggaaaagaatctttaaatgaATTAGTGCttttctgattgattttttttaaggtaaaaaactCCTAACTTGAGCAACATGGGTATTTGGGAaacttctttactttttaaatgccttttctttACCTTTGAAGTAATTTAATGTTAGTATACCTTAAAAACATAGAGGAGGTTCCTGATTTTTGCACTTGAAAGAAAGTTATCTCTATAGGaccttttcatgtgtattttggTGTGTCTCTCAAAAGTTTTATCTTAAACAACTTTTCTGGTTACACTGGTTTAATTATAAATGAGTAAATAGTCCACTGAAAAGAAATAGCACAAATCAACTGATTATAAAAATCCATTCACACTCATTTTGGATGAGTGTCAGATTAGACTGTAATTCAGATGAAAATCTGAACACAGTTTTACATAGCTATTTCTGTGGGCCAGCAAGGTAGTTCACCTCAGGGAAAttctattttagaatttttgcCAATAGGAACTTTTGATTGAAGAGTCTATACGCCATGAACTACTATATGTAGCATCAATAGGTCTCTATGAAATTACTCATGTTGATACAAGTAACTATATAGAGATTCAGAGATGGAATAATATTTGGTTGCTGTATACATGACTATTTTTAATTGAACAGTAATGCAACTACAAGAGGGAAaggaaatgtttgcattttaaaatcactgtCAATTACTTCTGGAACTTTTCAGATTATGCGTGAAATAATTTGGGTTTTACTATATTATCATAACATTCTAGCCAAATCCTACAATTcatatttacttaaaaagaaTCAGTAGTTAAAATGTGCTGTTTGTAGTACAGCTATGTTAAAGCATATttcatttattgagaaagataTGTCAATTTAGCTTTCAACTTATGACAATTTgtatagtattttataatttttaaattttattttaaacttgaaaatcaaagaacaaggtataaaatttattaaacGTTTTTTAGCTTAGTTGGGTTTCAACATTAATCATAAAATAGTATCTTTGTGAAAGAATAtgtaaaggatttttttctttataagaaaattattCTAATCAGGTGAGCTGATACT
This window harbors:
- the TTPA gene encoding alpha-tocopherol transfer protein isoform X1, with protein sequence MAEARSGPAAGPTGVQLSALPDHSPLLQPSLADLRRRAGAAGALLARRPLSDAFLLRFLRARDFDLDLAWRLLKNYYKWREECPEISADLRPRSILGLLKASYVGVLRARDPTGSKVLIYRIAHWDPKVFTAYDVFRVSLITSELIVQEVETQRNGIKAVFDLEGWQFSHAFQITPSVARKIAAVLTDSFPLKVRGIHLINEPIIFHAVFSMIKPFLTEKIKERIHMHGDNYKQSLHQHFPDILPLEYGGKEYSMEDICQEWTNFVMKSENYLSSISHTVKGEEVI